One genomic window of Streptomonospora nanhaiensis includes the following:
- the pstC gene encoding phosphate ABC transporter permease subunit PstC: MTTTDSSATARIPKGKRRLGDVVFAGSARGAGILILLILAGVATFLLIQSVPSLMANTGNFLTSTEWDPNTSEEPRFGVAALIFGTVLAALIALVLATPVAIGIALFIVYYAPRRLAAVLGYVVDLLAAIPSVVYGLWGVVYLVGELRPFYGMLESYLGWIPLFAGPVSSTGRTMLSAGLVLAVMILPIITAMSRDVFQQVPQANREAALALGATRWEMIRMAVLPFGRPGVIGGAMLGMGRALGETMAVAMILSPSLVISPFLLQSGNQTIAAHIALEYPEASGFGVSALIAAGLVLFAITLAVNMGARFVVSRRKEFV; encoded by the coding sequence ATGACCACCACGGACTCGTCTGCGACGGCCCGCATACCCAAGGGCAAGCGTCGGCTGGGCGATGTCGTCTTCGCCGGCTCTGCCCGAGGAGCGGGCATCCTGATCCTGCTGATCCTGGCCGGCGTCGCCACCTTCCTGCTCATCCAGTCGGTGCCCTCCCTCATGGCGAACACCGGCAACTTCCTCACCTCGACCGAGTGGGACCCCAACACCAGTGAGGAGCCCCGGTTCGGCGTCGCGGCGCTGATCTTCGGCACCGTGCTCGCCGCGCTCATCGCGCTCGTGCTGGCCACGCCGGTCGCCATCGGGATCGCGCTGTTCATCGTCTACTACGCGCCGCGCCGCCTGGCCGCCGTGCTGGGCTACGTGGTCGACCTGCTGGCGGCCATCCCCAGCGTCGTCTACGGCCTGTGGGGCGTGGTCTACCTGGTCGGCGAGCTGCGGCCGTTCTACGGGATGCTGGAGTCCTACCTGGGCTGGATCCCGCTGTTCGCCGGCCCGGTCTCCTCCACCGGCCGCACCATGCTGAGCGCGGGCCTGGTCCTGGCGGTCATGATCCTGCCGATCATCACCGCGATGTCCCGCGACGTGTTCCAGCAGGTGCCGCAGGCCAACCGGGAGGCCGCGCTGGCCCTGGGCGCCACCCGCTGGGAGATGATCCGCATGGCCGTGCTGCCGTTCGGGCGCCCCGGCGTCATCGGCGGCGCGATGCTGGGCATGGGCCGCGCGCTCGGCGAGACCATGGCGGTGGCCATGATCCTCTCGCCGTCGCTGGTGATCTCGCCGTTCCTGCTGCAGAGCGGCAACCAGACCATCGCCGCGCACATCGCGCTGGAGTACCCGGAGGCCAGCGGGTTCGGCGTCTCGGCGCTGATCGCGGCCGGCCTCGTCCTCTTCGCGATCACCCTGGCCGTCAACATGGGTGCGCGCTTCGTCGTCTCGCGGCGCAAGGAGTTTGTGTGA
- the pstA gene encoding phosphate ABC transporter permease PstA: MTTATENTATGAPGEGPSLRTASMHTRTLPGWFPPVLLVACAALVSGALFALGSFHPASAAVLTALLYLIAVVVVSAVVENGRKATDRLVTGVVYCCFVLAMVPLVSLLSTVVINGIRRFDLYFLSVSMNGVIPSMDAGGVYHAIVGTLVITGIATAISVPVGLLTAIYVVEYGRGRLKAAITFFVDVMTGIPSIVAGLFVVALWIMIFGPGQTNGLAGAISLSVLMIPVVVRSSEEMLRLVPADLREASYALGVPKWLTIVKVVLPTAVAGLTTGIMLALARVIGETAPLILTAGTSSTRINANPAEGQMMSLPVFIYQQVRAMGSSGDAGVFSEERAWAAALTLILVVMLLFLAARLVSRFFSPKLGR, translated from the coding sequence ATGACCACCGCCACTGAGAACACCGCCACCGGCGCCCCGGGCGAGGGGCCCTCGCTGCGGACGGCGTCGATGCACACCCGGACCCTGCCGGGCTGGTTCCCCCCCGTGCTGCTGGTGGCCTGCGCGGCCCTCGTGTCGGGCGCCCTGTTCGCCCTGGGGTCCTTCCACCCGGCCTCGGCGGCGGTGCTGACCGCGCTGCTGTACCTGATCGCCGTCGTGGTGGTCTCGGCGGTCGTGGAGAACGGCCGCAAGGCCACGGACCGCCTGGTGACCGGGGTGGTCTACTGCTGCTTCGTGCTGGCCATGGTGCCGCTGGTCTCCCTGCTGTCCACCGTGGTGATCAACGGCATCCGCCGGTTCGACCTGTACTTCCTGTCGGTCTCCATGAACGGGGTCATCCCGAGCATGGACGCCGGCGGCGTCTACCACGCCATCGTCGGCACGCTCGTGATCACCGGCATCGCCACGGCGATCTCGGTGCCGGTGGGCCTGCTCACCGCCATCTACGTCGTGGAGTACGGCCGCGGCCGCCTCAAGGCCGCCATCACGTTCTTCGTGGACGTCATGACCGGCATCCCCTCGATCGTGGCCGGCCTGTTCGTGGTCGCGCTGTGGATCATGATCTTCGGGCCCGGCCAGACCAACGGCCTGGCGGGCGCGATCTCGCTGTCCGTGCTGATGATCCCGGTCGTGGTGCGCTCCAGCGAGGAGATGCTGCGGCTGGTGCCGGCCGACCTGCGCGAGGCCTCCTACGCGCTGGGCGTGCCCAAGTGGCTCACCATCGTCAAGGTGGTCCTGCCGACGGCGGTGGCCGGGCTCACCACGGGAATCATGCTCGCCCTCGCCCGCGTTATCGGGGAGACGGCTCCGCTGATCCTCACCGCGGGGACGTCCTCGACCCGCATCAACGCCAATCCGGCCGAAGGCCAGATGATGAGTCTCCCGGTCTTCATCTACCAGCAGGTCCGCGCCATGGGGTCCTCCGGCGACGCCGGCGTGTTCTCCGAGGAGCGCGCCTGGGCGGCGGCGCTGACGCTGATCCTGGTCGTGATGCTGCTGTTCCTCGCCGCCCGACTGGTGTCGCGCTTCTTCTCACCCAAGCTGGGCCGCTGA
- the pstB gene encoding phosphate ABC transporter ATP-binding protein PstB, with protein sequence MAKRIDVSDLNVYYGKFHAVENVNMTIEPRSVTAFIGSSGCGKTTFLRTLNRMHEVTPGASVTGKVMLDDIDIYDPSVDPVAVRREIGMVFQRANPFPTMSIYDNVLAGAKLNNQRISKRRADEIVERSLRDANLWDEVKNRLNKPGAGLSGGQQQRLCIARATAVEPAVLLMDEPCSALDPISTLAIEDLISKLKENYTIVIVTHNMQQAARVSDRTAFFNVEDTGKPGKLIEIGDTNKIFTKPDKKETENYITGRFG encoded by the coding sequence GTGGCCAAGCGAATCGACGTCTCCGACCTGAACGTCTATTACGGCAAGTTCCACGCGGTCGAGAACGTGAACATGACCATCGAGCCCCGCTCGGTGACCGCCTTCATCGGCTCCTCCGGCTGCGGCAAGACCACCTTCCTGCGGACGCTGAACCGCATGCACGAGGTCACGCCGGGCGCCAGCGTCACCGGCAAGGTGATGCTCGACGACATCGACATCTACGACCCCTCCGTCGACCCCGTGGCCGTGCGCCGCGAGATCGGCATGGTGTTCCAGCGCGCCAACCCCTTCCCCACGATGTCGATCTACGACAACGTGCTGGCCGGCGCCAAGCTGAACAACCAGCGCATCAGCAAGCGCCGCGCCGACGAGATCGTGGAGCGCTCGCTGCGCGACGCCAACCTGTGGGACGAGGTCAAGAACCGGCTGAACAAGCCGGGCGCGGGCCTGTCCGGCGGTCAGCAGCAGCGGCTGTGCATCGCGCGGGCCACCGCCGTGGAGCCGGCGGTCCTGCTGATGGACGAGCCCTGCTCGGCCCTGGACCCCATCTCCACGCTGGCGATCGAGGACCTGATCTCCAAGCTCAAGGAGAACTACACGATCGTCATCGTGACCCACAACATGCAGCAGGCGGCCCGCGTCAGCGACCGCACGGCCTTCTTCAACGTCGAGGACACCGGCAAGCCCGGCAAGCTCATCGAGATCGGCGACACCAACAAGATCTTCACCAAGCCCGACAAGAAGGAGACCGAGAACTACATCACCGGCCGCTTCGGCTGA
- a CDS encoding inorganic phosphate transporter — protein MPLETAYLAAVVLAALVFAYTNGFHDAPNSLATAVSTRALGPRAAVIMAACMNVIGAFLGEGVARTISRDIIVQPQGTDGLTVLMAALVGAVAWNILTWYMGMPSSSSHALIGGMIGAALASATSVRWSGVATDFALPMVVSPLIGGFLGYAVMLAILWTFRSASVRRTNRQFKIAQSVSAAAMALGHGLQDAQKTMGVVVLALIAVDVHSAASAPGGDGYDVPLWVVCAAAAAMALGTLTGGWRIMRTLGRRVIELDPPKGFAAESTVAVVSYATSFIWQVPISNTHMITSAIVGVGAARRLSAVRWGVAGNIVAVWLATLPGAALVAAAAFYLLDLALPG, from the coding sequence ATGCCCCTCGAAACCGCCTACCTGGCCGCCGTCGTCCTCGCCGCCCTGGTGTTCGCCTACACCAACGGCTTCCACGACGCACCCAACTCCTTGGCCACCGCCGTCTCGACCCGGGCACTGGGGCCGCGCGCCGCCGTCATCATGGCGGCGTGCATGAACGTGATCGGCGCCTTCCTCGGCGAGGGCGTCGCCCGCACCATCAGCCGCGACATCATCGTCCAGCCCCAGGGCACCGACGGCCTGACCGTGCTGATGGCGGCGCTGGTCGGCGCGGTCGCCTGGAACATCCTCACCTGGTACATGGGCATGCCGTCGTCGTCCTCCCACGCCCTGATCGGCGGCATGATCGGCGCGGCCCTGGCCTCGGCCACCAGCGTGCGCTGGTCGGGGGTGGCCACCGACTTCGCGCTGCCGATGGTGGTCTCGCCGCTCATCGGCGGCTTCCTGGGCTACGCGGTGATGCTCGCGATCCTGTGGACGTTCCGCTCGGCCAGCGTGCGCCGGACCAACCGGCAGTTCAAGATCGCCCAGAGCGTGTCGGCCGCCGCGATGGCGCTGGGCCACGGCCTGCAGGACGCGCAGAAGACCATGGGCGTGGTGGTGCTGGCCCTGATCGCGGTGGACGTCCACAGCGCCGCCAGCGCACCCGGCGGGGACGGCTACGACGTCCCGCTGTGGGTGGTGTGCGCCGCCGCCGCCGCGATGGCGCTGGGCACGCTCACCGGCGGCTGGCGGATCATGCGCACCCTGGGGCGGCGGGTGATCGAGCTGGACCCGCCCAAGGGGTTCGCCGCCGAGAGCACCGTGGCCGTGGTCTCCTACGCCACCTCGTTCATCTGGCAGGTGCCGATCTCCAACACCCACATGATCACCTCGGCGATCGTGGGCGTGGGGGCCGCCCGCCGCCTGTCGGCGGTGCGCTGGGGCGTGGCCGGCAACATCGTCGCGGTCTGGCTGGCCACCCTGCCCGGCGCGGCGCTCGTCGCGGCGGCGGCGTTCTACCTGCTCGACCTCGCCCTGCCGGGCTGA
- a CDS encoding DUF47 domain-containing protein — protein sequence MRLRLTPRDDSYFEMFADSANNLVIAARLLVELISDGADRDAIGEKMRACEHAGDERTHAIMRRLNESFVTPFDREDIYRLASCLDDVMDSMEAAVDLIGLYGLERLPKGIIDQIEVLERAAELTAEAMPRLRSMKDLTRYWIEINQLENQADQIYRRLLANLFSGEYDALTVLKLKDVIEELETAADAFEHVANTVESIAVKES from the coding sequence GTGCGTCTGCGCCTGACTCCGCGTGATGACAGCTACTTCGAGATGTTCGCCGACTCCGCGAACAACCTCGTCATCGCCGCGCGCCTGCTGGTGGAGCTGATCAGCGACGGCGCCGACCGCGATGCCATCGGCGAGAAGATGCGCGCCTGCGAGCACGCCGGCGACGAGAGAACGCACGCCATCATGCGGAGGCTCAACGAGAGCTTCGTGACCCCCTTCGACCGAGAGGACATCTACCGGCTGGCCTCCTGCCTGGACGACGTCATGGACTCCATGGAGGCCGCGGTCGACCTGATCGGGCTCTACGGACTGGAGCGGCTGCCCAAGGGCATCATCGACCAGATCGAGGTCCTGGAGCGCGCGGCCGAACTCACCGCCGAGGCCATGCCCCGGCTGCGCTCCATGAAGGACCTCACCCGGTACTGGATCGAGATCAACCAACTGGAGAACCAGGCCGATCAGATCTACCGCCGCCTCCTCGCCAACCTGTTCAGCGGGGAGTACGACGCCCTGACCGTGCTCAAGCTCAAAGACGTGATCGAGGAGTTGGAGACCGCGGCCGACGCGTTCGAGCACGTCGCCAACACGGTCGAGAGCATCGCGGTCAAGGAGTCCTGA
- a CDS encoding sterol carrier family protein, translating into MPAKPTAAQRRHAALRTALDTQLAALGLPPYAGPDRPSLVLSACADAVLRARAAGAEPERAAVRAAVRGTLAELAERAPGHSLEVRVPPYGAVQVVEGPRHTRGTPPGVVETDPLTWLALAVGETTWSAETAAGTLSASGVRADLSWLLPLWPPTSHPAGPGLDDQALS; encoded by the coding sequence ATGCCGGCCAAGCCCACCGCCGCCCAGCGGCGCCACGCCGCCCTGCGCACCGCGCTCGACACCCAGCTCGCCGCCCTGGGCCTGCCGCCCTACGCCGGCCCCGACCGGCCCTCGCTCGTCCTCAGCGCCTGCGCCGACGCCGTGCTGCGCGCCCGCGCGGCCGGCGCCGAGCCCGAGCGCGCCGCCGTGCGCGCGGCGGTGCGCGGCACGCTGGCCGAACTGGCCGAGCGCGCCCCCGGCCACAGCCTGGAGGTCCGGGTGCCGCCCTACGGGGCCGTCCAGGTCGTCGAGGGCCCCCGGCACACCCGCGGCACCCCGCCCGGGGTGGTCGAGACCGACCCGCTGACCTGGCTGGCGCTGGCTGTGGGCGAGACCACCTGGAGCGCCGAGACCGCCGCGGGAACCCTGTCGGCCAGCGGGGTGCGGGCGGATCTGTCCTGGCTGCTGCCCCTGTGGCCGCCCACCTCGCACCCCGCTGGACCCGGTCTGGATGATCAGGCACTAAGCTGA
- the purF gene encoding amidophosphoribosyltransferase, translating to METDPHDRAPQDACGVFGVWAPGEEVSKLTYFGLYALQHRGQESAGIALSDGERIVVYKDMGLVSQVFNEATLDSLRGHLAIGHCRYSTTGSPVWENAQPTFYTARDGGLALGHNGNLINTPELAAMLPNERRGATTDTEVLTGLLAHNPDRSTEEAALELLPQVKGAFSLVFMDEHTLYAARDPQGIRPLVLGRLDGGWAVASETAALDIVGAVFDREIEPGEMITVDHRGVRSMRFAPAAPKGCLFEYVYLARPDTTIAGRSVNSARVEVGRRLARQHPADADLVIPVPESGTPAAVGYADGSGIPFAQGLVKNSYVGRTFIQPSQTLRQLGIRLKLNPLREVIAGKRLVVVDDSIVRGNTQRALVRMLRDAGAAEVHVRISSPPVMWPCYYGVDFATKSELIAGNLSTEEIRDSIGADSLAYIALDELVEATRVPKDRLCRACFDGEYPIEVDEDSRGKYLLEKSCGTPGVADQPPLAARR from the coding sequence ATGGAAACCGACCCGCACGACCGCGCACCGCAGGACGCCTGCGGGGTCTTCGGGGTCTGGGCGCCCGGCGAAGAAGTCAGCAAGCTCACCTATTTCGGCCTCTACGCTCTGCAGCACCGCGGCCAGGAGTCCGCGGGCATCGCCCTCAGCGACGGCGAGCGGATCGTCGTCTACAAGGACATGGGACTCGTCTCCCAGGTCTTCAACGAGGCCACCCTCGACTCCCTGCGCGGGCACCTGGCGATCGGCCACTGCCGCTACTCCACCACCGGCTCGCCGGTGTGGGAGAACGCGCAGCCGACCTTCTACACCGCGCGCGACGGCGGGCTGGCGCTGGGCCACAACGGCAACCTGATCAACACGCCCGAGTTGGCGGCCATGCTGCCCAACGAGCGGCGCGGCGCCACCACCGACACCGAGGTCCTGACCGGCCTGCTCGCCCACAACCCCGACCGCAGCACCGAGGAAGCCGCCCTCGAACTCCTGCCGCAGGTCAAGGGCGCCTTCTCGCTGGTCTTCATGGACGAGCACACCCTCTACGCCGCCCGCGACCCCCAGGGCATCCGCCCGCTGGTGCTGGGCCGCCTGGACGGCGGCTGGGCCGTGGCCAGCGAGACCGCCGCCCTCGACATCGTCGGCGCCGTCTTCGACCGCGAGATCGAGCCCGGCGAGATGATCACGGTCGACCACCGCGGGGTCCGCTCGATGCGGTTCGCCCCCGCCGCGCCCAAGGGCTGCCTGTTCGAGTACGTGTACCTCGCCCGTCCCGACACCACCATCGCCGGGCGCAGCGTCAACTCCGCCCGCGTGGAGGTCGGCCGCCGCCTGGCCCGCCAGCACCCCGCCGACGCCGACCTCGTCATCCCCGTTCCCGAGTCGGGCACCCCGGCCGCCGTGGGCTACGCCGACGGCAGCGGGATCCCCTTCGCCCAGGGCCTGGTGAAGAACTCCTATGTGGGGCGCACCTTCATCCAGCCCAGCCAGACCCTGCGCCAGCTGGGCATCCGGCTCAAGCTCAACCCCCTGCGCGAGGTGATCGCCGGCAAGCGGCTGGTGGTCGTGGACGACTCCATCGTGCGCGGCAACACCCAGCGCGCGCTGGTGCGCATGCTCCGCGACGCCGGCGCCGCGGAGGTCCACGTGCGCATCTCCAGCCCGCCGGTGATGTGGCCCTGCTACTACGGCGTCGACTTCGCGACCAAGTCCGAGCTGATCGCGGGCAACCTCTCCACCGAGGAGATCCGCGACTCCATCGGCGCCGACTCCCTGGCCTACATCGCCCTGGACGAACTGGTCGAGGCCACCCGCGTCCCCAAGGACCGGCTGTGCCGCGCCTGCTTCGACGGCGAGTACCCCATCGAGGTCGATGAGGACTCCCGGGGCAAGTACCTGCTGGAGAAGTCCTGCGGCACGCCCGGCGTGGCCGACCAGCCCCCGCTGGCCGCCCGCCGCTGA